From a single Polynucleobacter asymbioticus QLW-P1DMWA-1 genomic region:
- a CDS encoding MgtC/SapB family protein, which produces MEFVNNINYASLTDTTISLCAAFILGGLIGLERQYRQRTAGLRTNILVAVGAAIFVDAGNRLTGHDGAVHIMAYVVSGIGFLGAGVIMREEGNVRGINTAATLWASGAVGACAGADLLLEASLATIFILAANTLLRPVVSFINKQPLDTISVEVTNSVYIITPKHAQKIALKQFIKTLEEAGYQTQDVEVHQFGTDDVEIQAVLTASAVNGDDMDRLIAKIADQDFVSQAFWSPSTTD; this is translated from the coding sequence ATGGAATTCGTAAATAACATTAACTATGCCTCGCTGACTGACACCACTATCAGTCTTTGTGCCGCCTTTATCTTGGGCGGACTAATTGGCTTAGAGCGTCAATATCGTCAGCGAACTGCAGGTCTCAGAACCAATATTCTAGTTGCCGTGGGCGCGGCCATATTTGTGGATGCTGGTAATCGTTTAACCGGCCATGACGGTGCTGTTCATATCATGGCTTATGTCGTCTCTGGTATTGGATTTTTAGGTGCAGGCGTCATCATGCGGGAAGAGGGCAACGTCAGAGGCATTAATACGGCGGCTACTTTGTGGGCATCTGGTGCCGTTGGCGCATGTGCTGGTGCCGATTTACTTCTCGAGGCTTCTCTCGCTACGATATTCATTCTTGCGGCAAATACTCTTCTTCGACCTGTAGTGAGTTTTATTAATAAGCAACCTCTAGATACCATTTCAGTAGAGGTTACGAACTCGGTTTATATCATCACGCCAAAACACGCTCAAAAGATTGCTTTAAAGCAATTCATTAAAACATTGGAAGAAGCGGGCTATCAAACGCAAGATGTTGAAGTGCATCAATTTGGAACTGATGATGTGGAGATACAGGCTGTATTAACTGCATCAGCTGTAAATGGAGATGATATGGATCGGTTAATTGCAAAAATTGCCGATCAAGATTTCGTGTCTCAGGCATTCTGGAGTCCTAGTACAACAGATTAA
- a CDS encoding DUF2252 domain-containing protein has protein sequence MSIQKHPKFAVLRSVESFSNPRPSIKKRMADGKVLRRKVSFTQQGVYEPPKNRIDPITILENQAKTRVESLIPIRYERMLQSPFAFYRGGAAIMAQDLANQPRTNITVQLCGDMHVSNFGLFGTAEHRLVFGINDFDETLPGSWEWDLKRLVASAVIACESNGGSKSLSKKIVLRICSEYQKRMAQYAKMPYLELAQEFISETEIRKYFSKEHQKKIDIYLKETKGQGNIQVLQKLTTLVGKDRKIINKPPLIEHFKTNAYGRPLHALLDKALCNYSSTLLADRKILFERYMLKDFARKVVGIGSVGTNCMVMYFEGDSANDPLFLQYKEAQKSVLSPYIGESIYRDMGQRVVAGQRLLQGAPDIFLNYGSMQFDIDKSEGFYLRQLRDMKGGIEIGPNGVSLKNFAEYAKLFGWALALGHARSGDAAEIAGYCGESEELNEAMHSFARSYAKQNEKDYELFCKAVKSKRLKVAKV, from the coding sequence ATGTCCATTCAGAAACACCCTAAATTCGCCGTCTTAAGATCAGTAGAGTCGTTTAGCAATCCTAGGCCCAGCATTAAAAAGCGCATGGCTGATGGCAAAGTTTTACGAAGAAAGGTCAGCTTTACTCAGCAGGGTGTTTATGAGCCACCAAAAAATCGTATTGATCCAATCACCATTCTGGAGAATCAGGCTAAGACACGTGTTGAGTCCCTAATACCGATTCGTTATGAGCGCATGTTGCAATCCCCTTTTGCGTTTTATCGTGGGGGCGCAGCAATCATGGCTCAGGATTTGGCTAATCAGCCGCGCACCAATATCACTGTTCAGCTTTGTGGTGATATGCATGTATCTAATTTTGGATTATTTGGTACAGCCGAACATCGTCTGGTATTTGGGATCAATGACTTTGATGAAACTCTGCCCGGCAGCTGGGAGTGGGATCTTAAGCGTCTTGTAGCTAGCGCAGTCATCGCTTGCGAAAGTAATGGAGGAAGTAAATCGTTAAGTAAAAAAATTGTGTTACGTATTTGCTCCGAGTACCAAAAGCGAATGGCTCAGTATGCCAAAATGCCTTATTTGGAGTTAGCGCAGGAATTTATTAGCGAAACAGAAATTCGTAAATATTTTTCAAAAGAGCACCAAAAGAAAATTGATATCTATCTAAAAGAGACTAAAGGGCAGGGAAATATTCAGGTATTGCAAAAACTGACTACCCTGGTCGGGAAAGATAGAAAAATTATCAACAAGCCACCATTAATTGAGCATTTCAAAACGAATGCCTATGGGCGACCTCTTCACGCGCTGCTTGATAAGGCTTTGTGTAATTACTCAAGCACCTTGCTGGCCGATAGAAAAATTCTTTTTGAGCGTTATATGTTGAAAGATTTTGCGCGCAAGGTGGTTGGTATCGGCAGTGTTGGAACAAACTGTATGGTGATGTATTTTGAAGGCGATAGCGCTAACGACCCTTTATTTTTACAATACAAAGAGGCTCAAAAATCTGTTTTGAGTCCATACATAGGCGAATCGATCTATAGAGACATGGGTCAGCGTGTCGTGGCTGGACAGAGATTACTTCAAGGTGCTCCAGATATCTTTTTGAACTACGGCTCTATGCAATTTGATATCGACAAAAGCGAGGGATTTTATCTCCGCCAATTGCGCGATATGAAGGGCGGTATAGAGATTGGGCCTAATGGTGTCTCGTTGAAAAATTTTGCTGAGTATGCCAAATTATTTGGTTGGGCTCTTGCACTAGGCCATGCGCGCTCTGGTGATGCAGCTGAAATTGCTGGGTATTGTGGCGAATCTGAAGAATTGAATGAGGCCATGCATTCATTTGCTAGGTCGTACGCTAAACAAAATGAGAAAGACTATGAGTTATTTTGTAAGGCGGTTAAAAGTAAGCGATTAAAGGTTGCAAAGGTATAA
- a CDS encoding GDCCVxC domain-containing (seleno)protein, whose amino-acid sequence MNKTILELESVVTCPHCQASEVIKVEAGTSQHLYRCRSCSAILKPKSGDCCILCSFGDRDCSSSEQNLAA is encoded by the coding sequence GTGAATAAAACTATCCTCGAACTAGAGTCTGTCGTTACCTGTCCCCATTGCCAAGCTTCCGAAGTGATTAAAGTTGAAGCGGGTACCTCTCAGCACTTATATCGTTGCCGCTCCTGTAGCGCCATCCTCAAGCCTAAATCTGGCGACTGTTGCATTCTTTGCAGCTTTGGTGATCGGGATTGCTCAAGTTCTGAGCAGAACTTAGCCGCCTAG
- a CDS encoding arsenate reductase ArsC — MSKSYNILFLCTGNSARSILGEVLATTLSHGRFVGYSAGSQPKRFVHPLALKFARGVGYPLEKLRNKSWDEYCVEGAPRMDFIITLCDSVAGESCPYWPGHSTSAHWGFADPAAVDSGDEAMLHAFGQVEMGLRNRIELLLDLPLDKLDHFQIKEKLQSIHHRLKFR; from the coding sequence ATGAGTAAAAGCTACAACATCCTATTTTTATGTACAGGAAATTCAGCTAGATCGATTTTAGGTGAGGTTTTAGCTACGACTTTGAGTCACGGTCGATTTGTGGGTTATTCAGCAGGTTCTCAGCCTAAGCGTTTTGTTCATCCATTAGCCTTGAAGTTCGCAAGAGGTGTTGGCTATCCACTTGAGAAATTGCGCAACAAAAGCTGGGATGAGTATTGCGTAGAAGGTGCACCACGCATGGATTTTATTATTACTCTGTGCGATTCTGTGGCGGGGGAGTCGTGCCCCTATTGGCCCGGCCATTCCACTAGTGCGCATTGGGGGTTTGCAGATCCTGCCGCTGTCGATTCTGGCGATGAGGCGATGCTTCATGCTTTTGGGCAGGTGGAAATGGGCTTACGTAACCGTATTGAGCTACTGCTGGATCTCCCTCTAGATAAATTAGATCATTTCCAGATAAAAGAGAAATTACAGTCCATTCATCATCGCCTCAAGTTTAGGTAG
- a CDS encoding Ppx/GppA phosphatase family protein yields MTNSANLVAAVDLGSNSFRMLVAQAINTPSGTQLRPIDTLRESVRLAAGLTENKLLGNDAYQRGLIAIRRFGERIRGFDPANVRAVATNTLRVAKNAQQFVADAEEALGFPIEVIAGVEEARLIYIGAAHEVPAVQGNRLVIDIGGGSTEFIIGKGYEPKLMESLYIGCVSHSLSFFPKGNIDTHAFKEAELAARREIQVISGAYLKSGWNQVIGSSGTARALADLIANNNFNGLGDGLTMGRVNGASGLITREGLKNLKKHLLKYEHVNQVELIGLKDDRRSVWPGGLAIMLAAFDELGIEEMEVTDAALRSGVLYDLLGRSQHHDMRYVTVEQFMQRYTVDREQADRVSKLATEFLQQLPKPESESRADNVALLQWAANLHEIGLSISHNGYHKHSAYIAGNADMPGFSKNDQARLAALLIGHTGKLGKLANNHSFEDWRMLFCLRLAQVLCRGRNDTNFPKVKVSEHDGSYLVSLSKEWAAKHPLTEFSLLKEAAEWDRIGRSYQVSFK; encoded by the coding sequence ATAACTAATTCCGCAAACCTAGTGGCTGCGGTTGATTTGGGATCCAATAGCTTTCGGATGCTTGTAGCGCAGGCAATAAATACACCATCGGGCACTCAACTTCGCCCGATAGATACCTTGCGTGAGTCAGTTCGCCTTGCGGCCGGCCTGACTGAAAATAAACTCCTTGGTAACGATGCATACCAACGAGGACTTATTGCTATTAGGCGCTTTGGTGAACGAATACGTGGATTTGATCCTGCTAATGTTCGGGCGGTAGCTACCAATACCTTGCGCGTTGCTAAGAATGCCCAGCAATTTGTTGCTGATGCAGAAGAGGCTCTGGGATTTCCTATTGAAGTGATTGCTGGCGTTGAAGAGGCGCGCCTCATTTACATTGGAGCAGCACATGAGGTACCAGCTGTTCAAGGCAATAGATTGGTGATTGACATTGGCGGCGGCTCCACCGAATTTATTATCGGCAAAGGTTACGAGCCAAAGCTTATGGAGAGCCTTTATATTGGATGTGTATCACATAGCCTAAGTTTTTTCCCTAAGGGAAATATTGATACGCATGCCTTCAAAGAGGCTGAGTTAGCCGCTCGTCGTGAAATACAAGTGATTTCAGGGGCATACTTAAAGAGTGGTTGGAATCAAGTCATCGGCTCATCTGGAACGGCTAGGGCTTTGGCAGATCTGATTGCCAATAACAACTTCAATGGGCTTGGTGATGGCTTGACTATGGGTCGCGTCAATGGCGCGAGCGGCTTGATTACCCGTGAAGGCCTTAAGAATCTCAAGAAACATTTACTCAAGTATGAGCATGTTAATCAAGTTGAGTTGATTGGCTTGAAAGACGATCGAAGATCGGTATGGCCTGGTGGCTTGGCTATTATGCTGGCGGCATTCGATGAATTAGGTATTGAAGAAATGGAAGTAACCGATGCTGCTTTACGAAGTGGTGTACTTTACGATTTGCTTGGAAGATCGCAGCATCATGACATGCGTTATGTCACTGTAGAACAATTCATGCAGCGCTACACGGTAGATCGAGAGCAAGCTGATAGAGTGAGTAAATTGGCTACAGAGTTTTTACAACAACTTCCCAAGCCCGAATCAGAGAGCAGGGCGGATAATGTTGCTCTATTGCAGTGGGCAGCTAATTTACATGAAATCGGTTTATCGATTTCTCATAATGGCTATCACAAGCATTCAGCCTATATCGCAGGTAATGCAGATATGCCCGGCTTCTCTAAGAATGACCAAGCTAGATTGGCTGCACTCTTAATTGGGCATACAGGTAAGCTAGGAAAGCTAGCAAACAATCACAGCTTTGAAGACTGGCGCATGTTGTTTTGTTTGCGTCTGGCTCAAGTGCTTTGCCGTGGTAGAAATGACACCAACTTTCCTAAGGTAAAAGTATCCGAGCACGATGGCTCTTATCTCGTAAGTCTCTCTAAGGAATGGGCTGCCAAACATCCATTGACAGAGTTTAGCCTCTTAAAAGAAGCAGCAGAGTGGGACAGAATCGGCCGCTCTTACCAAGTGAGCTTTAAGTAG
- a CDS encoding alkaline phosphatase — protein MKISQLLKSASYILFSVLAGLAQAAAIYPIDKAAILAGSKFDIKIEFNSVVNQDEVVLELNGAPLNKIIPNKSDFIANENGKGSSILIRDVQLAKAGNYQIVARSPQERLQVNWDVYSSGPRRVKNVILFIGDGMTIANRTTARVLSKGMQEGKYQGRLAFDDMPSTAMIGTSGSDSLITDSANSMSAYTTGHKTAVNAMGVYVSRASDNFSHPKVETITELIKRNTKMSVGIVSDAELEDATPGAMVSHTRRRADKQYIADQLLASGAEVILGGGSAYFYPQSTKSSKRKDDKNLLESFKSQGYQIAFTKQELIAESDNKNTKKLFGVFHPDNMDGSLDRLYLKKNTVEEYPNQPDLTEMTQSALNVLSRNPNGFFLMVEAALIDKFNHPLDWERAAFDTIMLSNAVQIAKEFAKTHPDTLIIVTPDHTHSGSISGVVHDDKPGPLREKVGIYADAGFPNYPKADTQGYPNRIDVSKRIAFFYGSYPDHYETMHPKLDGTFMPAIKGEDGKYVANPKYIQQQEDAIHVGGNLPSHQESGVHAADDAVLNASGPGSEKFKGFMDNTEVFKVMVESLGLGSK, from the coding sequence ATGAAAATTTCACAACTCCTTAAGTCAGCCTCATACATTCTTTTTAGCGTTTTAGCTGGGCTGGCTCAAGCAGCGGCGATATACCCGATTGATAAGGCAGCCATTTTGGCTGGATCTAAATTCGATATCAAAATTGAATTTAATTCAGTTGTGAATCAAGATGAAGTTGTACTGGAATTAAACGGTGCACCACTAAATAAAATCATCCCAAATAAGTCTGATTTCATTGCCAACGAAAATGGCAAGGGAAGCTCAATACTCATTCGAGATGTGCAGCTAGCAAAAGCAGGTAACTATCAAATTGTGGCTCGATCACCACAAGAGCGCCTGCAGGTAAATTGGGACGTCTATTCAAGTGGACCTCGTCGCGTAAAGAATGTGATTCTCTTTATTGGTGATGGCATGACGATAGCCAATAGAACCACCGCAAGAGTGCTCTCTAAGGGTATGCAAGAGGGAAAGTATCAGGGTCGTTTAGCTTTTGATGACATGCCTAGTACTGCAATGATTGGTACATCTGGATCTGACTCCCTAATTACAGACTCTGCTAACTCCATGAGCGCTTATACAACCGGACACAAAACAGCTGTGAATGCTATGGGTGTTTATGTTTCTCGCGCTAGCGATAATTTCTCTCATCCAAAAGTAGAAACAATCACTGAGCTTATCAAGCGCAATACTAAGATGTCTGTGGGAATAGTCTCTGATGCTGAGTTAGAGGATGCAACACCAGGCGCAATGGTTTCTCATACAAGACGAAGGGCTGATAAGCAATATATTGCCGATCAGCTTCTAGCTAGTGGTGCAGAAGTTATTCTGGGCGGGGGATCAGCCTACTTTTACCCGCAATCGACTAAAAGCTCTAAGCGTAAAGACGATAAAAATTTGCTTGAAAGTTTTAAGTCTCAGGGTTACCAAATCGCTTTTACAAAACAAGAATTGATCGCAGAATCTGATAACAAAAATACTAAAAAGTTATTTGGAGTTTTTCATCCAGATAATATGGATGGCTCTCTAGACCGCTTATATCTAAAGAAAAATACGGTTGAAGAATACCCAAATCAACCTGACCTTACAGAGATGACGCAATCCGCACTCAACGTGCTATCCAGAAATCCAAATGGATTCTTCTTGATGGTGGAGGCAGCATTGATTGATAAATTCAATCATCCTCTGGATTGGGAGCGCGCAGCGTTCGACACCATTATGTTGAGTAATGCAGTACAAATTGCTAAAGAATTTGCAAAAACGCATCCTGATACTTTAATTATTGTGACTCCCGATCATACTCACAGTGGATCGATCAGTGGCGTGGTGCATGACGATAAGCCGGGACCGTTGCGTGAAAAAGTGGGTATTTATGCAGATGCAGGCTTCCCAAACTATCCTAAGGCTGATACTCAGGGTTATCCAAATCGAATTGATGTCTCAAAACGCATTGCATTCTTTTATGGAAGCTATCCTGACCACTATGAAACGATGCATCCTAAGCTGGATGGCACTTTTATGCCGGCGATAAAGGGTGAGGATGGTAAATATGTTGCCAATCCAAAATATATTCAGCAACAAGAGGATGCCATCCATGTTGGCGGAAATTTACCTTCACATCAAGAATCTGGCGTGCATGCTGCAGACGACGCGGTATTAAATGCATCAGGTCCAGGATCAGAAAAATTTAAAGGGTTTATGGATAACACTGAGGTCTTTAAAGTGATGGTAGAGTCATTAGGCTTGGGATCCAAATAG